In Variovorax paradoxus, a single genomic region encodes these proteins:
- the dkgB gene encoding 2,5-didehydrogluconate reductase DkgB: MSNNNSSNPIPAFGLGTFRLKGQVVIDSVKNGLDVGYRTIDTAQIYGNEAEVGQAIAESGMARESLFITTKIWTDNYARSKLVPSLKDSLAKLRTTQVDLTLIHWPSPGNAVPVAEFMGALAEAKAQGLTKHIGVSNFNIALMKEAIAAVGAENIATNQIELHPYLQNRKVAEFAKSQGIHITSYMTLAYGKVLNDPVIEAIAKAHGATTAQVVLAWAMQLGYAVIPSSTKRANLEGNLRAQQLKLTDAEMAQIAALERGERLTDPAGLSPAWD; the protein is encoded by the coding sequence ATGAGCAACAACAACAGCAGCAACCCCATTCCCGCCTTCGGCCTCGGCACCTTCCGCCTGAAAGGCCAGGTGGTCATCGACTCGGTGAAGAACGGCCTCGACGTGGGCTACCGCACCATCGACACGGCGCAGATCTACGGCAATGAAGCCGAGGTGGGCCAGGCCATTGCAGAAAGCGGCATGGCGCGCGAAAGCCTCTTCATCACCACCAAGATCTGGACCGACAACTACGCCAGGAGCAAGCTGGTGCCCAGCCTGAAGGACAGCCTCGCGAAGCTGCGCACAACCCAAGTGGACCTGACGCTGATCCACTGGCCCTCGCCCGGCAACGCGGTGCCGGTGGCCGAGTTCATGGGCGCGCTGGCCGAGGCCAAGGCGCAGGGGCTCACGAAGCACATCGGCGTGTCGAACTTCAACATCGCGCTAATGAAGGAAGCCATCGCGGCCGTGGGCGCGGAGAACATCGCCACCAACCAGATCGAGCTGCACCCCTACCTGCAGAACCGCAAGGTGGCGGAGTTCGCGAAGAGCCAGGGCATCCACATCACGTCTTACATGACGCTGGCCTACGGCAAGGTGCTGAACGACCCGGTGATCGAGGCGATTGCCAAGGCGCACGGCGCGACCACGGCGCAGGTGGTGCTGGCCTGGGCGATGCAGCTGGGCTACGCGGTGATTCCGTCGTCCACCAAGCGCGCGAACCTCGAAGGCAATCTGCGTGCGCAGCAGCTGAAGCTGACGGACGCGGAGATGGCGCAGATCGCGGCGCTCGAGCGTGGCGAGCGGCTAACCGACCCGGCCGGCCTGTCGCCGGCATGGGACTGA